From the genome of Bacillaceae bacterium S4-13-56:
TCAAATATTCTTTAGATAGTTTTCCGCACGACCGCATAGAACCAACTCTAATATTAAAAAATTTAAATCGGGTTGTTGAAAAAGATGTGGATCCCAGCATGTTTATTACTATGTTGTTTGGTCTATACAATCTCAATGAACACGTATTTACGTATGCCTCAGCAGGACATGAGCCTGGATTTTATTATGAATCAAATACACAAACCTTTCATACGATGGATGGTAATGGATTAGTTTTAGGCGTGGATTCAAAGGTGAGCTATGCATCTTTTACTCAAAAAGTCGAAAAAGGGGATATGCTCATTCTTTTGACAGACGGTGTAACAGAATGTCGAAAGGGTGATCAATTTATCGAACGAGATGAAATTATACAGGTTCTTGAACAATATAAATCCTTACCTGCTCAGGAGATGGTGGAGGAAGTTTTTCGACATTTTGAGCGAATCCAGGATTTCGAATTGCGTGATGATTTCACTATGATTGTCTTGAGAAGAGGAACCAACTAA
Proteins encoded in this window:
- a CDS encoding PP2C family protein-serine/threonine phosphatase; its protein translation is MTLEQELKTYKEFLRQYIHSQDEQALYQAEQIIKQLIQHNTSPEEIINIHIQAMEQLYPNLTNEIKNSFNFLLEAMISYGLAYQEYQVLREKQVEIKSEIEVAANMQQTLLSTKKPTIKGVDIGVISVPAKQMNGDYYHFIDDQQDHLGVAIADVVGKGVPAALCMSMIKYSLDSFPHDRIEPTLILKNLNRVVEKDVDPSMFITMLFGLYNLNEHVFTYASAGHEPGFYYESNTQTFHTMDGNGLVLGVDSKVSYASFTQKVEKGDMLILLTDGVTECRKGDQFIERDEIIQVLEQYKSLPAQEMVEEVFRHFERIQDFELRDDFTMIVLRRGTN